aaattttatgttacagATGGTCTAATTGATATCAAAGTAGTACATTTATATGCATAGaagatttattataaaaaaaaaaaagaaatacaataataaaaaagttcCTTAAAATTGCATAAGGCTggcttcaaatttatattatcccTCTTGAAGAGGAGGCCAAGGAAGATAGCCGGCCATGGCATAGGTCTTGTGTAGGAGGACATTCCAATTGAGATTTGAGAATTTCAATAACATAAaggttattttatatgtttaaaataaaagtaatgttatatgtatatatatataaatttatatattaacatctaattaaataattttaaaataaaaaactaaacaattaTATCGTTAAATCACAAGTTTTCACCtttcttatttataaagaatTATCAAAACCGGTGAAACATTAGAACTTTCGAAAAAAAATCTGAGTTTAAACCTCTGTCGTAcatatgaaattaataaaattagtttgttCACATACAGATTTGGGTAAGAAATTCTCTGTATATTATGTCAAGTTGTACTTTATTTGAGTGGCAAAACCATTACTCTCATATTTATGAGTGCTTGAAACATGAGATTTGAAGATTTTAGGTTAATGGGTCTTCAAATTCCAAATGGAAAATCATAGAAACTGTTCTTCATCTCTTATTCTTGTTCATAATGAAATTGTGTAAACCCTACTTCTCAACTTgacttttgaaatttaaaaattcattatacaaGTCAAGTCTGAATAAGACTAATTCGAGATCAGCTTAAATTCAAAAGGTTTAATTCGAAATCAATAAGTTGAGGTTTGATCTCTacttaaaaatgatttaactttatattcgattcgagtttatttaaatttgaatattcgAATCAACTTAAACTCATGttgtttatgaaaacaaattcaatcGTTTGCTCTAACTTTGTTTGTTTAATTCGATATGTAATTCAAGCTCGaaggattcaaattgaatataatcCTAATAGTaatcacaaaacaataaaactatgcatatcaCTTTTAGTACATAAATGGGTATACAGTTCATGTGtgtcatcatttgattgaataattttaaattaacgataatataacactcaattatataatgacacatacaaatatgtatttatttgtatactcaaagtggATACGCATAGTATTacttatcataaaatatataattagaagtACTAATGTTAatgacatttaaaaattatatatagcttttatttcaaaattgtgTCATCTACATAACATGctaaaattaaatgtataattaattatcaaaagttGGGGTGGATATAAATCGAGTCGAGTCTGAACATCCcttggtttgagttttgttcgaataaaaaatagttcggCTCAAATTTGTCAAGCCAACATTAAGGggtgatttgagtttgattcaagtttggttcgaatttatagtttaaattcataactcaaataTGTGACTTAGattcatagttcaaatttatcacttattgacaaaacaacgtcattaaataattatttaaaataattcgaATAAAATCATGAgcaaaattcaaagtaaattgAGTTATCTATCTGATTCGCAAGCCAAACTAAGCAGATcttttttgagtttgaatttgactcgattttgaaacaaatcgaatattttaatttaaactttattcaaatttgaactaaataaatttaaatatagtcGAATCGAGCTAAGTGGGATTTCAAACCCTAGCTAGCTCAATTAAGGGCCAACACTAATCGgaagtaagaaaaataatttttaataaaaatgtgaaaaatataacaAGTAAGAAAACATTCGGGTAATATAGAAAAGGAATAAAGATTTCTTTTGTCCTATCTTGGTTGGGCTTCTTATGAGTTATTTGATCGGCCCAAAGACAATTTTACTCTAGataaagaaatgataaattatataaaaaacttgCGGTGAGCGTGGATCGAACACGCGACCTTCAGATCTTCAGTCTGACGCTCTCCCAACTGAGCTATCCCCGCTTTCTCAACTTTGGctttaattttaatcttgagCTTTATCTGAGTTATTTGATTCATCGGTGCCTTTTTAACCCGTGATTTACCTTTTTGGCTTTTGCTTTCAACTTTCAAGTTTTAACCTTTTAGTCTCTCATCATCTCACGCACGTATCTTCTAGCTTTTTGCAAACCTCTTCATCCTTCAACTTTCGGAAAACCTCATCACTCAGTGTCTCCATCAATAACGTTAGCATCTAGTCGACTTCTTCTACCTTTCAAGATCGAGCACTTCCTCTGTTCCACTCCGATCACGAATCATATCTGCTTTCGGTTCTAGGGCACTTCAATTTGTCTAGCATTTGCGTTTGAAGGCGACGAGTTCAGCAACAACGACATAAGGACATATCAggtttgttatttgtttacttgaatttttaattgtttatccaaattagaaaccctaattATGGAATTAGGGTTCCTAATTTGGGgtttttatgttatttagtTTTATGTGTTTGCTggtattgtttttttttttcaagattgATAATTGTCTTTGCTTTGTCATttgtgttttaaaaactaaatttgtgTATTGTGTTAATACTTGATATGTCTTCATATCTAATTGTTTGCTAGATATGTATGTGAAATGTAGGAGTTTAGTTGATGCCCAAAAAGTTTTTGATGCACTGAGTGAAAGAGATTTGTGTTCGTATAACACTATGATATCTGCTTACGCAAAAATGGGGTTTCTCTAACAAGCAATAAAAGTGTTTGATGAAATACCTCACAGAGACAATTTTTCTTGGACTGCAATGATTTCGGGTTATGTATGTTGTAATGATACAGTGGAGGCTTTAGATTTGTACAGAAGCATGCAAAGAAGTGAAAATTCAGTGTCTAATAAGTTTATAGTTTCTAGTGCTTTGACGGAAGTGAAAATTTGTTGAGCCTAGCCGAGCCAAATTCTCGAGTAGTTCGACTCGTGAGTGAGCTCGAGCCCAGCAACAATTTTCCGAGCTCGCCAAacccgagctcaagctcgagctcgtttTTCCATTAACCGAGCTGAGTTCAAGTTCAGTTCGACTCGAATCTAATCTTGTCTactagtataattattattatcatttgtcattatttcttattttagactgagaagagagaaagaagaggatgagagtgaaataaaaagaaaataagtgagtttttctgtaatttaaatatttaaaaaaatatttttatttaataatttgaaaaataacttcttTTAATGGGTAGGGTTTTATTATTGGTGAGAAAGTGTTATTTTTACCAATAAGGGGTAAACAATGGTTTAGGCCAAACTTTAGGTGGGCATTtgtaatttactcttaatttttaatttttctgcttagggtattttagtattttcaatcCACCTGTCCAACAGCATTTGTTTCAAGGACTAGTTTTCTAAATGTGGTTAATTTCCTTTCTCTGTTAGATTCTGTCTTCACGCCACGCTTGCTTTCTGGCTGTCGAGACAAAACAACTCCTGCTGCTTTCCGCCTTCGGACAACCTACGCACAACAACTAGAGAAGAAGATTGTTAGAGAGAGATGTCCTGCACAAGCTGCTCTTCGAAGTCTCTAACCCACGATCAAATATCCGGCAACCTGATATGCTCGTCGTGCGGCACGGTCCAGTCATTTGACAATTTTGATCCCCAAACCTACGGCCGTGACGGCCCCATTGGAAGTTACATTCAGGTGGGTTCGTCAGGTACCGGCTCTGTCTTAAACTATAAAGATAAGAAAGTCTACGAATCTAAGaaattaatagatgaatatacttataaattgaatttgactGGTAAAAAATCCACTGATGTCAAAAACATGATTGATAAAATCACTGAGGGTGAATTTGGGTTGGGGGATTGGTTTCCAATTTTAATCGGTGCTTGTGGATATGTTGTTATGAGAATGGAGAATAAATCATTACCATTGGGTGAAATAGCGTCTGTTTTGAATTGTGATGTGTATGAATTAGGAAGGATGGTTAACCgtgtggttgagtttttggatTTGAAGTTGCCTGAATTTGATATTGTTGTTATGTTTGAGAGAGTGTTTTGTAATACGAAGTTGCCAAGATTGGTTGAATTGGAGAGGGATAAGTTGGGGCAGATGAGGCAACAAGGAGTGTTTTTGCTGAATTGTGCGGTGAAGTGGTTTCTGACAACAGGGAGGAAGCCAATGCCATTGGTGGCAGCTGTTTTGGTGTTCGTGGCAGAATTGAATGGGGTTAGTTTGAGGATTGAGGATGTTGCCAAGGAGTTATATTGTGTACTTGGAACATGTAGAAAGCGATACTCGGAGTTGTTGGAAGTACTTGTGAAGGTGGCTCAAGTGCTGCCATGGGGAAAGTATGTGAATGTAAAGAATATAGTGAAGAATGCCCCTTTTGTAATGCGTTATATGGAGTTGAAGTCCAGGGAGAAGAAAACAGAAGACAAAGAAGGGCCAAAGTGTGGTGGGgttgattttgatgatgttGTTAGGGAGTGTTTGGAAAAAGATTTTGAGTATGGGATTGATGAGGATAAGGTGGAAAGTTATTCTAGCTATTTTGATATGGATGATAGAAGTGGGCCTATGAGAAGAGGGGTTGAAAATGGTAATAAGATTGAGCTTTCTCATGAATGCTTGGGAATGATTTAtgctaaatttttaaatgaagttgATGGTAGGAGTTTGCTAAGAGAGACTGAGGAGGTACATGGAAGGAAGAGAAGGAGAGGGTTTGAGCTTAGTGGATGTAGGGAATGGTGGAATGGAAAATCAGAAATGAGCCAGAAGCTTATGCTTAAGAAAATTTTGGAGAAAGATGTAGGACTGGATGTTATGCCTCCTTCTTTTGTTAATGGTTGCATGGAAAATGAGAAGAGGAGGGCTAAGATAAATTCTGCTAAGGTTAGGATTAATAAGATTATGAATCCATCCAGTTCTGATACAGGTGATAATGACAATGTTGCCTCTTCAGAATGTGTTCTTAATGggaaaaggagaaagagaaaacaaattggTGAAATTGATTGGGAAGACTTTATTATTGAGACACTCCTCCTTCATCAGGTGAAAGAAGAGGATATTGAGACAGGACATTACAATACCCTATTGGCCTTGCATGTGTTCAACTGTGAGAACATGTGAAGGGTGCAGCAATGAGAGCATCAGAAAATgtccttttttttattctctttgcAGTTGGACTGAAGGGACCTTTTGGAGCTGGTTTTCTCGCTGCGACAGTTGTGGCCTTGGCGTGGAAGAGAGGACAGAATAGTGTCAGATATAATAGCAATTATGTAGCAGTGGCCGCAGAAGTTACAGCCACAGAGTGTGAGGATGAGGATGAGACATAAGATGAACAGACTGACAATGAAGAGAATTTAGGTGTTAGACGAAGCAGAGGAGTGGAGACAGGTGGTGGACTTGGAGATACTTTGGAGAGGAACAAGCATGCCAAGCACTCCGTCTCCAATGATGAGAAGCATGATTGATTAATGATTTGTTGCCATGAATTATTAGTGGGACAGCTAATTACTTtgttcttttataaaaaaaaaaaaatgtctatgTTTTTTGTCAATGGGCCAGCTCTTGTTAATTAGTTGATGTTGTATAGTTAATTTGAGCATTGTGGTTAATCTATCGCCTTTCTGTATTCGGGGCATTGTATGGCTCTATAGAATGAAAATCCAGATTATATATTGCATTCTTCTAGTTGACATTGTTAGACAGGTCAAATTCAGAGACGATATTCATATATTTAGCAGGATGGAGAGGGAAAGTGTGGAGAATATTCTCCACAAGGATAGGGAGGGAAAGAGGGGAGGAATTTTTCCCGTGAGCCTTGCATCACATATAGGAGAATTGGAAAATCCGATGTAAGTCTAAAGatgtgtttggtttgaataattttttattaaaaataataaaaaattaccacaaACATAAAAGGGTGAAACTTTGAGAATGCAACTAAACTTTGACCCCAATTGGTCAACAGATGGgacttataatttttgaaacccTGCAGGTATAACTTTGAGAATGCAACTAAACTTGGGGGttaaattgtcctttggccaaatGTTAAAGTTTATGATGTAGGCTagaatttatcttttctttctattttgtttttgatgtaGGCTTATCCTAGTTGGCAATTATCTATCTAGGAGAATTCTATATATTAGCTAGCATTGTATCATAGCAAAATATATCAGAAATAATAGAAAGATAACAATAAGATTTcactttctaatttttaattttctttctctgCGTAGAGCCACACTTGATAAATTGCTGTGTTGTAGCCTTGTATCCTGTAACATGAGATAAAACATAGTGTTTACACAGCTTTTTTGTGCTTAACGTACTTCTTGTTTGTGTTTTGGATTTTTTAGGTGAGGATTATAAAACGTGCTAGAGGTATCCGGGACCAGCTGGAGGGGCTTCTGGAGAGGGTTGAAATTGAAGTAACATCTAATCTAGGTGATTTAGGTTCTATAAAGAAAGCCATTACATCTGGTAAGACTGCAGTTGCTTGTTACTTTTTAGGACGTGGAAAGTGATAATTCTTGTGGACATTGTATGATTTAAAGCTTGTtattactatttcatttttttcaggtttttttttcctcattctGCTGAGCTTCAGAAAAATGGATCTTACTGGATGGTAAAACATCCACAAAGAGTTCACATACATCCCAGCTCAGGGTTGGCACAGGTGACTTTAATGATTTCATTGTAATTCCATTAAGTtgataagtataattttatgcaGGGTAGAGCTCTGAAATAGCCTCacccataaaaatatattaaattggtattatatacaatttggttcatacaaattaatttttatctctGACCCTCCTTATTTGTTGACATTAAGTTCCCTCCTGTCCAATGGAAATTCCTAATTTTGCCCTAACTTGttcaataaaatttgttttcattatttattttatcatgcaaatcttataattttattatttattcatttgaaaaattgagggtaaaattacaatttctttaGTCAACTATTGAAATACAAAGTAGAGGAGTTCAGAGGTTGCTTTTCAAAGGAAAGGGAGTCTATGGGGTATTTTTGATACTACAATAGTACGATGTCTTAACTGCACTGCATTGGGCAAGCAATAGGAAAGATGAGTGGAAATCTCCTTGTACTTTCTTTTTTTCGTAGGTGGGCCATAAGTATGCTATTGTTGAATACCTCACATGCTGCTGCACATTTGGCATGGACATTTCCATAAATGGTTTGTGCTGCCCCAGGTTACCGGTTACAAGGACTCGTATAACTGGTTACTTTATTAAGTTTAGTCATTTGTGTCTTAACCAATGCAACACTAATTCACCTTGATACATCAACTGTGGCAtgtaaatatatttacaaaCTTTTACAGTGGGTTCCCTTTGTCAGTagtataaaacaaaattaaattctattaatCTTTTGTTGGTGAGAAAACAAGAATCCAAACAGCAGTAGTTGGTAGAAAACAAAGTGTTGGTTAATGCATCCTAGAAATTCTTGAAGTTATTATGTTTCTGTAATGTTCTTAAgatttttctcttttgcttATTTCAGGTGCTGCCTAGATGGGTTGTATACCATGAATTGGTTCTGACGACCAAAGAATATATGAGACAGGTCAGTTTCAACCATTCgcaaatttttaatacatgttCCCCAAAGAAGGTTCTTTGCCAGACATGATCTGCAATCATTGATCAAATGCAGGTAACTGAACTAAAACCGGACTGGTTGGTTGAAATAGCCCCTCATTATTACCAGATGAAGGATGTTGAAGATCGTATGTTTCTCTTTTCTCCCTCTCTGTCTGTGTCTCTGTGTTTGTGTGTCTAAACGAATATTGGTGCATTCTCTCTGCAATCAAACCAGAGTTGCAGTCTTCCGTAATATACTAATACTTTCTAAGGAGACATACATGTATGGAAATATTGAGTTCTCTATATTCAATTCAAGGAATAAACTCCTTATTATCTCTTGAAAGAAATTGTCTTATAGTATGTTCTGTGATTTGTTTCTCTATTGAAAGGAAATTTACATGACAGGCAAatatcttatatgtatatagtaGGTAGATTTTCGATGTATAGAAATTTTCTTTCTATATGGCAgatagatattttaaaaatggaaaTGTAGCTTGTAGAGTTATATATCTCCAttgtgttgaatttttttttattacaagtAATTAGAATATCATTTCCTTCCCATTTTCATTATGATCAAATAATCTGAATTAAGTATCTTCCTTTGTAAATagcttaaaataataaaaaaattaccgtTGTATGTTCAGACCAGTTGGATTGTTAGGGTAGGTTCTGATGTTAAATATTAGTATGGTTCGGTTCTTTTAGAGTTTCGCAGACACTCCTGGTACATCAGTCTAGATTGGTAGTAGGTAATCATTTTTCATTagattaattaatcaaatatactgtattttcttttgtagAAGCGTGGATAATTGTTTCAGGATATTTTCTATGTTCATGTTTGAAGGATGTGAAAGTATCATCTGGATAATGCCCTATTATCGCCCGGAAGTTTTTACTTTAGAAAGAGCCAGTGGTCcaataattttagtttgagCCATATGATACTCTTAGTTCAAACAACTATCCGATTATGTTCCAATGTGCATTCATCTTTGTTCATTGTATATGGATTCTTGTAGAGTTATTTTTTGCATGAGCAATCAAAAGTCTTATCCATTTTGATAATTGTTGAGATAtgttgagatattgttgagatCCTTGAATCATAGAGAATCATACAGATTAGGAATTcagatatttgtattgatagtgtATCATAGAAGATCCTATAGATTA
This sequence is a window from Mangifera indica cultivar Alphonso chromosome 20, CATAS_Mindica_2.1, whole genome shotgun sequence. Protein-coding genes within it:
- the LOC123203907 gene encoding plant-specific TFIIB-related protein PTF2-like; this encodes MSCTSCSSKSLTHDQISGNLICSSCGTVQSFDNFDPQTYGRDGPIGSYIQVGSSGTGSVLNYKDKKVYESKKLIDEYTYKLNLTGKKSTDVKNMIDKITEGEFGLGDWFPILIGACGYVVMRMENKSLPLGEIASVLNCDVYELGRMVNRVVEFLDLKLPEFDIVVMFERVFCNTKLPRLVELERDKLGQMRQQGVFLLNCAVKWFLTTGRKPMPLVAAVLVFVAELNGVSLRIEDVAKELYCVLGTCRKRYSELLEVLVKVAQVLPWGKYVNVKNIVKNAPFVMRYMELKSREKKTEDKEGPKCGGVDFDDVVRECLEKDFEYGIDEDKVESYSSYFDMDDRSGPMRRGVENGNKIELSHECLGMIYAKFLNEVDGRSLLRETEEVHGRKRRRGFELSGCREWWNGKSEMSQKLMLKKILEKDVGLDVMPPSFVNGCMENEKRRAKINSAKVRINKIMNPSSSDTGDNDNVASSECVLNGKRRKRKQIGEIDWEDFIIETLLLHQVKEEDIETGHYNTLLALHVFNCENM
- the LOC123203908 gene encoding pre-mRNA-splicing factor ATP-dependent RNA helicase DEAH1-like → MVKHPQRVHIHPSSGLAQVLPRWVVYHELVLTTKEYMRQVTELKPDWLVEIAPHYYQMKDVEDPVSKKMLKREQDEHPNNWVDR